From Anoplopoma fimbria isolate UVic2021 breed Golden Eagle Sablefish chromosome 11, Afim_UVic_2022, whole genome shotgun sequence, one genomic window encodes:
- the LOC129097967 gene encoding dual specificity mitogen-activated protein kinase kinase 6-like yields the protein MSLSKGGKKKNPGLKLAKEVFAQPQPAAAALPRDLDTKACVTIGDQNFVVKADDLEQIEELGRGAYGVVDKMKHVPSGVIMAIKRIRATVNSLEQKRLLMDLDIIMRTVDCFFTVTFYGALFREGDVWICMELMDTSLDKFYKKVNEKGKEIPEDILGKITVAIVKALEHLHSNLSVIHRDVKPSNVLINTQGQVKMCDFGISGHLVDSVAKTMDAGCKPYMAPERINPDLNQKGYSVKSDIWSLGITMIELAILKFPYDSWGTPFQQLKQVVDEPSPQLPADRFSPEFVDFISQCLRKKPNERPAYTELKQHPFFTVHDSKETDVASFVKVILDD from the exons ggaagaagaagaacccTGGGCTGAAGCTGGCCAAAGAAGTCTTTGCACAGCctcaaccagcagcagcagc GCTCCCGCGAGATCTTGACACGAAAGCTTGTGTCACCATTGGAGATCAG AACTTTGTGGTGAAGGCCGATGACTTGGAGCAGATTGAAGAGCTGGGCAGGGGAGCGTACGGGGTGGTGGACAAGATGAAACATGTGCCCAGTGGTGTTATCATGGCCATCAAG AGGATTCGTGCCACCGTTAACTCTCTGGAGCAAAAGAGGCTTCTGATGGACTTGGACATTATCATGAGGACAGTGGACTGCTTCTTTACGGTGACCTTCTATGGCGCCCTCTTCAGAGAG ggggATGTTTGGATCTGTATGGAGCTGATGGACACGTCTCTGGATAAGTTCTACAAGAAGGTTAATGAGAAGGGCAAAGAAATCCCCGAAGACATTTTGGGCAAGATCACAGTAGCA atTGTCAAGGCATTAGAGCATCTGCACAGTAACCTGTCAGTGATACACAGAG atgtGAAGCCCTCCAATGTTCTGATCAACACTCAGGGCCAAGTGAAAATGTGCGACTTTGGCATCAGTGGCCACCTGGTGGACTCTGTGGCTAAAACGATGGATGCAGGCTGCAAGCCCTACATGGCG CCTGAGCGGATCAACCCTGACCTCAACCAGAAAGGCTACAGTGTTAAGTCAGACATATGGAGTCTTGGTATCACAATG ATTGAGCTGGCCATTTTGAAATTCCCCTACGACTCATGGGGCACCCCGTTCCAGCAGCTCAAACAGGTGGTGGACGAGCCGTCTCCACAGCTGCCCGCCGACCGTTTCTCCCCAGAGTTTGTAGACTTCATCTCCCAGTG CTTAAGAAAGAAGCCGAATGAGAGACCTGCTTATACAGAATTAAAG CAACACCCGTTTTTCACCGTGCATGACTCCAAAGAAACAGACGTGGCCAGTTTTGTCAAGGTCATCCTGGATGACTGA